TCAGGTTCATTGCCTCGAAACCAACTTCCAAGTCAGCAATCAAATCGTCGGTGGACTCCAAACCGACATGCATGCGAAGTGCCGGACCTTCGGCTTCCCATTTTGTCGCCGTTCTGTAGTCACTCGGGTCGAAGGGAATCAACAGGCTCTCAAAACCTCCCCAACTGTATCCGATTCCGAACAGTTTGGCATTGTCGACAAGCGCAGCAACTGCTGAAGTTGATACAGGATTGAGGATAAATGCGAACAAACCACTTGCA
Above is a genomic segment from Candidatus Poribacteria bacterium containing:
- a CDS encoding PLP-dependent transferase, with the translated sequence GLRTMPTRLRQHYESGMIVAKWLSERPEVARVIHPALPGDAGYEIWKRDFSGASGLFAFILNPVSTSAVAALVDNAKLFGIGYSWGGFESLLIPFDPSDYRTATKWEAEGPALRMHVGLESTDDLIADLEVGFEAMNLRE